A single Mercenaria mercenaria strain notata chromosome 9, MADL_Memer_1, whole genome shotgun sequence DNA region contains:
- the LOC123546087 gene encoding prominin-1-A-like, with the protein MTRWKSVIFTFILVYFVGNYQVKYVDASVTDKWGNHVADDGSVTWVDIPVGNKTYVTTNSYDDGGLGQIFAFSRSFINTVQPSNFPLDVLEKALNGSFDIGKDYMELVDYSMGFAICFAIGLLFVILLPLCGCCICCCRCCCGNCGGDLKAVYNKNEDCKRMGLAQALFLMVVLMAGAAGCVWMTNGRFTTAIDYTEDNLITNLDDLETFFENIVAQFQYLSQDMYNLIQTAIVDDISDMGGVIEEAIFNNLGIDAVVVAVIELDTTICNISDTLAQVISDQNTLISAADNLTTAMNDLGTDIDTTKSTCSSSGVACQTACDNMDTTALKSGSADFSSLPDLTSVQSNVDDIKNMNLSDIAQSANASIQDVSTIVNNNTASIKADVNTTMNEFAGTIGNMTNDLIDALNGTVDSSGLKTGLGDFFSMVKNYDGYRVYFGYALTALFTIIVVLALLGICCGCLGQDSEKLPTERGAMSNCGGCLLIIPVVMMFVVGSLLMLLTTLSFMVGGNMEKLCQPLQDLTLFSEFIDKGAIGGLSIGEMLHNNKSYKLGFYDLLLGCRANKSPFKLLGLDHLLPLEEYLNHSQYTSTLKGDMSGMSSIDLSSFSILTRDMENALTDMQNSGLSDIDFAAINSTLSQSVVSVDFDALITAMETIRDSCSGATYTSWDNHITDMETIRDVTYPAVTTAQTNLKESIAQLESLLSGLDEKINNTLETARHADDQLQNNVTAVITDAIDDFVTRITTYLEQYGDEAVDMVYNEFGRCLPLWNLYDSVTSIICKYMVESLNAFWFGTGWGLLFFIPVMVLSMKLSKYYRRMEKQEGFKEEEDPLDEDIDDFEVRYDMMRRQNKVAPDPDFMD; encoded by the exons ATGACGAGGTGGAAAAGTGTTATTTTTAcgtttattttagtttatttcgTCGGAAACTATCAAGTTAAGTACGTTGACGCCTCAGTTACCGACAAATGGGGAAACCATGTTGCCGACGACGGTTCTGTAACATGGGTTGACATTCCTGTCGGCAATAAAACGTACGTAACGACTAATTCCTACGATGACGGCGGGCTGGGACAGATCTTTGCTTTTTCGAGAAGTTTTATAAATACCGTTCAACCATCCAATTTCCCTCTAG ATGTGTTAGAAAAAGCTCTGAATGGAAGTTTTGACATCGGAAAGGACTATATGGAG CTGGTGGACTACTCTATGGGATTTGCGATCTGTTTTGCTATTGGTTTACTGTTTGTGATATTACTTCCGCTGTGTGGTTGCTGCATATGCTGCTGTCGTTGTTGCTGTGGTAACTGTGGAGGGGACCTCAAGGCG GTATACAACAAGAATGAGGACTGTAAAAGGATGGGTCTGGCACAAGCATTATTTCTTATGGTTGTTTTAATGGC TGGAGCAGCAGGTTGTGTTTGGATGACGAACGGTCGGTTTACTACGGCCATTGACTACACGGAGGACAATCTAATCACTAACCTAGACGATCtggaaacattttttgaaaatattgttgct CAATTTCAATACCTGTCACAAGACATGTATAACCTGATACAGACTGCGATTGTTGACGATATATCAG ATATGGGAGGAGTGATAGAAGAAGCTATTTTCAACAACCTTGGCATAGACGCAGTTGTGGTTGCTGTTATCGAACTGGACACAA CGATATGCAATATCAGCGATACGCTTGCACAAGTAATCTCCGACCAGAACACACTGATTTCCGCGGCCGACAACCTGACCACGGCAATGAACGATCTTGGCACGGACATTGATACCACGAAATCTACATGCTCTTCTTCCGGTGTTGCATGCCAGACGGCTTGCGACAATATGGACACTACGGCTCTGAAATCTGGGAGCGCAGATTTCAGTTCG CTGCCTGATCTGACATCAGTCCAGTCCAATGTTGATGATATAAAGAATATGAATCTCTCGGACATAGCCCAGTCT GCAAACGCTTCGATACAGGACGTATCAACTATTGTCAACAACAACACTGCATCAATCAAAGCTG ATGTAAATACCACGATGAATGAGTTTGCCGGTACAATCGGTAACATGACGAACGACCTTATCGATGCTCTGAATGGG acaGTCGACTCGTCCGGGTTAAAAACTGGCCTAGGAGATTTCTTTAGTATGGTCAAGAACTATGACGGATACAG AGTATACTTCGGGTACGCTTTGACGGCATTGTTTACTATCATTGTGGTTCTGGCTTTACTTGGGATCTGTTGCGGCTGCCTCGGACAGGACTCGGAAAAGTTACCTACAGAAAGAGGCGCAATGTCAAACTGTGGAGGGTGTCTGCTCATTAT ACCTGTGGTGATGATGTTTGTCGTTGGGTCCTTATTGATGTTACTAACGACCTTGAGCTTTATGGTTGGAGGCAACATGGAGAAACTGTGCCAACCCCTGCAGGACTTGACTTTATTCAGCGAG TTTATTGACAAAGGAGCTATAGGCGGTCTTAGTATAGGGGAAATGCTGCATAACAACAAATCCTATAAACTTGGATTTTATGACCTTCTTCT gGGATGTCGTGCAAACAAGTCTCCGTTCAAATTGCTCGGCCTCGATCATCTTCTACCCCTAGAAGAATACCTGAATCATTCACAG TATACATCAACTCTAAAGGGCGATATGTCCGGAATGTCTTCCATTGATCTGTCAAGTTTTTCTATATTGACTCGAGACATGGAAAACGCCTTGACTGACATGCAAAATTCTGGCCTGTCAGACATAGACTTTGCCGCTATTAACAGCACG TTAAGTCAGAGCGTAGTCAGTGTTGATTTTGATGCACTAATTACGGCTATGGAGACCATTCGAGACTCGTGCAGTGGCGCTACATAT ACAAGTTGGGACAATCATATTACTGACATGGAGACTATACGTGACGTCACTTATCCCGCAGTTACTACCGCGCAG acTAATTTGAAGGAATCCATTGCGCAGTTGGAATCTCTTTTAAGTGGATTAGAT gaaaaaataaacaatacattGGAAACTGCCAGGCATGCAGACGACCAATTACAAAACAACGTAACTGCTGTAATAACAGAT GCTATAGACGACTTTGTCACGAGGATAACTACGTACCTGGAACAGTATGGAGATGAAGCTGTCGATatg GTTTATAATGAATTTGGAAGATGTTTGCCATTATGGAACCTGTATGATTCAGTTACATctattatatgtaaatatatggTTGAGTCACTG AATGCATTTTGGTTTGGCACTGGTTGGGGATTGCTATTCTTCATACCTGTGATGGTATTGTCCATGAAACTGTCAAAGTATTACAGGAGAATggaaaaacaagaaggatttaaaGA AGAAGAGGATCCGTTGGACGAAGA catTGATGATTTTGAAGTCCGTTACGATATGATGAGAAg acaaaacaaGGTTGCCCCAGACCCGGATTTCATGGATTGA
- the LOC123547861 gene encoding uncharacterized protein LOC123547861 has product MITVDAFMLMTIFSKVLIIVANVNLKNKYRKMSPKTNFLGIVFVSCIRYATMMFPHMNMGHSAVPIEVKSVDVTTSLSGCTNVSVSFTAMENVTALWTVNEGFLPRDLNGQSTTNVYKTGKGKVASICLPTDMKFDSIRLHLICEMHSFELHLSLQVSHNMTSTQENVKQYVLMVPQSNEIGISSRGEARFHVMVDTSGTKFSFGMLQAEATLLYGTIALHDSAFSFLPDNKNKMLRLRKIAETGTEYHTDVVIKSANLQKSKTMISVSVACSQPQSIVQRLDMKHVTYLKRNQVGFSASQKHPVAVLGEQKQELLNVAKNGNVLLRCRAFGFPRPNITLHKKEGNKIRSHTVPSYTTSLEFEKTTVFQILNATASDSGHYICKTSNGLSSAEKTYTVKVQ; this is encoded by the exons ATGATTACCGTTGACGCATTTATGTTAATGACCATTTTCTCCAAGGTTTTGATCATTGTGGCTAATGTCAATCTGAAAAATAAGTACAGAAAAATGTCTCCGAAAACAAATTTCCTCGGGATTGTGTTCGTTTCTTGCATCAGATATGCGACGATGATGTTTCCTCACATG AATATGGGACATTCCGCTGTGCCAATAGAGGTTAAATCTGTTGATGTGACAACGTCATTGTCCGGATGTACAAATGTTAGTGTGTCATTTACTGCGATGGAAAACGTAACAGCTTTGTGGACTGTGAATGAAGGTTTCTTACCAAGAG ATTTAAATGGACAGTCAACGACAAACGTTTATAAGACTGGCAAAGGAAAGGTAGCCTCTATATGTTTACCAACAGATATGAAATTTGACTCTATCCGACTTCATTTGATTTGTGAGATGCATTCGTTTGAATTACACCTAAGTCTGCAAGTTTCACATAATATGACAAGTACCCAGGAGAATGTGAAGCAGTATGTTCTGATGGTTCCTCAGAGCAATGAAATTGGAATAAGTTCTCGTGGTGAAGCGAGATTCCACGTAATGGTTGACACTTCCGGTACGAAATTTTCATTTGGGATGCTTCAGGCGGAAGCTACATTACTGTATGGTACAATAGCTCTGCATGACTCTGCATTTTCATTTCTGCCAGACAACAAAAACAAGATGTTGAGACTGCGAAAGATTGCTGAAACTGGAACTGAATACCATACCGACGTCGTGATAAAGTCTGCCAATTTACAGAAGAGTAAAACAATGATTTCCGTATCTGTTGCGTGCAGTCAACCTCAAAGCATTGTTCAAAGACTCGACATGAAACACGTGACTTACCTCAAGAGGAACCAAGTCGGCTTTTCTGCGAGCCAAAAGCACCCTGTTGCGGTTTTAGGAGAACAAAAACAAGAATTGTTAAATGTAGCAAAAAATGGTAATGTTTTACTCAGATGCAGGGCCTTCGGGTTCCCACGACCGAACATTACACTTCACAAAAAAGAAGGCAATAAAATCCGTTCTCACACCGTTCCGTCATATACAACATCTCTTGAATTTGAGAAGACTACGGTTTTTCAAATACTGAATGCAACTGCGTCAGATTCTGGACATTATATCTGCAAAACTTCAAACGGGTTGTCGTCTGCTGAGAAGACATATACGGTGAAAGTTCAATAA